From a single Oceanobacillus kimchii X50 genomic region:
- the glcD gene encoding glycolate oxidase subunit GlcD: MLDKSIIEQFKEIVGEKNVETSNMSLHSYSYDATPGFRKTPDVVVAPNNTEEIAEIVKICNDHKIPLTPRGSGTNLSAGTTPLKGGVVLLFKHMNNILEVDEQNLTITVQPGVVTKKLIDKVEAKGLLYPPDPSSINISTIGGNINENSGGLRGLKYGVTRDYVLGLKIVLPNGDIIETGGKLAKDVAGYDLTRLFVGSEGTLGIITEAILKLVPMPEYKKTMLATYADIDDAARTVSAIIENRIIPATLEFLDQPTVEVVEEYNQIGLPTDAKAILLIEQDGPESVVNKDIEKIAEICKELKAVTVSVAKNEQEATALTTARRSALSTIARLRPTTFLEDATVPRSQVAPMVKEINRIAEKYNVKICTFGHAGDGNLHPTVPTDVRNKEEYHRVEQAFAEIFEKAVELGGTITGEHGVGAMKAPFLKLKLGEEGIRALKSVKQSFDPNNIMNPGKMFFEEEEKGE; encoded by the coding sequence ATGTTAGATAAGTCAATTATTGAACAGTTTAAAGAAATTGTTGGAGAAAAAAATGTAGAAACATCCAACATGTCGCTTCATTCTTACAGCTATGATGCCACTCCTGGTTTTCGAAAAACACCAGATGTCGTTGTGGCACCAAATAACACAGAAGAAATAGCTGAAATCGTAAAAATTTGTAATGACCATAAAATCCCACTGACTCCTCGAGGATCAGGAACGAATTTAAGTGCTGGAACTACACCCCTCAAAGGTGGGGTTGTATTACTTTTTAAACATATGAATAACATCCTAGAGGTTGATGAGCAGAACCTGACTATTACTGTACAGCCAGGAGTAGTTACGAAAAAATTAATAGATAAAGTAGAAGCAAAGGGATTACTTTATCCCCCAGATCCTAGTTCAATAAACATCTCTACAATTGGTGGAAATATCAATGAAAATTCTGGTGGTTTGCGTGGGCTTAAATACGGCGTAACGAGAGATTATGTTCTTGGATTGAAAATTGTTCTTCCCAATGGCGACATTATTGAAACGGGTGGAAAGCTTGCCAAAGATGTAGCCGGATATGATTTAACTCGCTTATTTGTTGGATCAGAAGGTACTCTTGGAATTATCACAGAAGCTATTCTGAAATTGGTACCGATGCCAGAATATAAGAAAACAATGCTCGCAACTTATGCAGATATCGATGACGCAGCAAGAACGGTATCTGCAATTATCGAAAACCGAATCATCCCTGCTACTCTCGAATTTCTAGATCAGCCAACCGTTGAAGTCGTTGAAGAATACAATCAAATTGGCCTACCTACCGATGCAAAAGCGATTTTATTAATTGAACAAGATGGTCCAGAATCAGTCGTAAATAAGGATATAGAAAAAATTGCAGAAATATGTAAGGAGTTAAAAGCGGTAACTGTAAGCGTTGCTAAAAATGAGCAAGAAGCAACTGCACTGACGACCGCACGTAGATCAGCACTGTCTACGATCGCTCGTTTACGACCAACTACCTTTTTAGAAGATGCCACCGTTCCAAGATCACAAGTAGCACCAATGGTAAAAGAGATTAATAGAATCGCAGAAAAATATAATGTAAAAATATGTACATTTGGTCATGCCGGAGATGGAAATCTTCACCCAACCGTTCCAACAGATGTGAGAAATAAAGAAGAATATCATCGTGTTGAGCAAGCTTTTGCTGAGATATTTGAAAAAGCGGTTGAGCTCGGTGGAACAATAACTGGAGAACATGGTGTTGGTGCAATGAAAGCACCATTTCTAAAACTTAAATTAGGCGAAGAAGGAATTCGAGCATTAAAGAGCGTCAAGCAAAGCTTTGATCCAAATAATATCATGAACCCTGGAAAAATGTTTTTTGAAGAAGAGGAGAAAGGAGAATAG
- a CDS encoding (Fe-S)-binding protein: protein MDTLVKERIQVDFQNRMDRDELENCMRCGFCLPVCPTYIQSGYDETQSPRGRIALMKGIVDGEIEPDEDIEQTLNECLGCRACEPACPAGVNYGQLLEEARDIFNQNKQHSLPEKVIRKTVFEGLFPHQNRMENMTSLLTFYQRSGLQKIARNIGFMKLFPETLATMEKVLPSTPTRKEMRSQASYYVHKSQPKARVAFFKGCLMDTMFREVNKATIELLQKVGCDIAVPDTQNCCGALHGHSGEKEKAKELAKKNIAAFEEVGADYIITNAGGCGAFLHDYGHLLHDDPEWSERAANFASKIKDITAILIDLDFHLTPLQMPEQVVTYQDSCHLRNVQKTFDEPRLLLQSIDGLHYEEMNDAARCCGSAGIYNIVHSELSMKHLDYKMEQVKDTAATTIVTTNPGCLLQMKLGIEREGLSDKMRAVHIVELLIEAVDRRTSV from the coding sequence GTGGATACTTTAGTAAAAGAGCGGATTCAAGTAGACTTTCAGAATCGTATGGACAGAGATGAATTGGAAAATTGTATGCGCTGTGGATTCTGTCTCCCTGTTTGCCCGACATATATCCAATCAGGGTATGACGAAACACAATCTCCTAGAGGACGGATCGCATTAATGAAAGGCATTGTTGATGGAGAAATCGAACCAGATGAAGATATTGAACAGACATTGAATGAATGTCTTGGCTGCAGAGCGTGTGAACCAGCTTGCCCTGCGGGAGTTAATTATGGTCAGCTTTTAGAGGAAGCAAGAGATATTTTCAATCAAAATAAGCAACATTCTCTCCCAGAAAAAGTAATTAGAAAAACTGTCTTTGAAGGATTATTTCCCCATCAAAACAGAATGGAAAACATGACCTCTCTTCTCACCTTTTATCAGCGTTCTGGCCTGCAAAAGATAGCTAGAAATATTGGATTTATGAAGCTATTTCCAGAAACTCTGGCTACTATGGAAAAGGTACTGCCATCTACTCCAACACGAAAAGAAATGCGGTCTCAAGCTTCCTACTATGTACATAAAAGTCAGCCAAAAGCGAGAGTAGCATTTTTCAAAGGCTGTTTAATGGATACAATGTTTCGAGAAGTGAATAAAGCAACGATTGAACTATTACAAAAAGTCGGATGTGACATCGCCGTTCCAGACACACAAAATTGTTGTGGTGCATTACACGGACACTCTGGAGAAAAAGAAAAAGCGAAAGAACTAGCTAAGAAAAACATTGCTGCATTTGAAGAAGTCGGTGCTGATTATATTATTACAAATGCTGGTGGATGCGGAGCTTTCCTCCATGATTATGGTCATCTGCTACACGATGATCCCGAATGGTCAGAGAGAGCAGCAAACTTTGCTTCAAAAATTAAAGATATTACCGCAATTCTTATCGACCTTGATTTTCATCTGACGCCTCTGCAAATGCCAGAACAGGTCGTTACTTACCAAGACTCGTGCCATCTACGAAATGTACAAAAGACATTCGATGAGCCTAGACTTCTATTACAATCGATTGATGGTCTTCATTATGAAGAAATGAACGATGCAGCAAGATGTTGCGGTTCAGCCGGAATATATAACATCGTTCATTCCGAACTTTCTATGAAACATTTGGATTACAAAATGGAACAAGTAAAAGATACCGCAGCAACAACTATCGTGACTACCAATCCGGGATGCCTCTTGCAAATGAAATTAGGTATCGAACGAGAAGGATTGTCTGATAAAATGCGTGCTGTGCACATTGTTGAGTTGTTGATTGAGGCCGTGGATCGAAGAACAAGTGTATAA
- a CDS encoding ABC transporter substrate-binding protein, translating to MRLCFRSFLLVMLAVMILAGCMDEETEVSSKDNEGSGNQVTLTVYSTVSNEAEQNAVKKVVNDFEKENPHIRINLNLPGQDYESQLRIRMAANDLPDLFDTHGWAKNRYGEYTMDLRDMDWVEHLDPTLEQIFIDEKGKVYAYPLNQAMDGLTYNKQILEDYNIEVPETFEEFMQSLETIKEKSDGEIAPFWFDGSTTTSFGQYYDQFATPLLITHPDHDYRDELLNGTFDWEPYTFLSEKLLEMHEKDLLNIDVLTARTYEQNQLIAQGKIAFVMRTVPINVIKELNPDIELGVMPVPTIHQGDSPSWIGGERHTLAIWKDTPHPEEAKAFLDFLSRPENVKAVAEGTSLSAGLTNAKADIYYQPYFDKYKDIVVEPYFDRIYLPNGMWKPMGMSGQELLSGALSPKGVTQKMKSEYLRLFEQAGFD from the coding sequence ATGCGATTATGTTTCAGATCATTTTTATTAGTAATGTTAGCAGTGATGATCCTTGCAGGCTGTATGGATGAAGAAACAGAAGTCAGCTCAAAGGATAATGAGGGTTCAGGTAATCAAGTAACGTTAACTGTCTATTCTACAGTATCCAATGAAGCAGAGCAGAATGCAGTTAAGAAAGTAGTAAACGATTTTGAGAAAGAAAATCCCCATATTCGGATCAATTTGAACCTTCCCGGTCAAGACTATGAAAGCCAACTGCGGATTCGAATGGCTGCCAATGACCTTCCAGATTTATTTGACACACATGGCTGGGCGAAGAACCGATATGGGGAATATACGATGGACTTAAGAGATATGGATTGGGTGGAGCATCTTGATCCAACATTGGAACAAATTTTTATTGATGAAAAAGGAAAAGTTTATGCTTATCCACTTAATCAGGCTATGGACGGATTAACCTATAATAAACAAATTCTAGAAGACTATAACATTGAGGTACCGGAAACGTTTGAAGAATTTATGCAATCTTTAGAAACTATCAAAGAAAAAAGTGATGGTGAAATTGCACCATTCTGGTTCGATGGTTCCACTACGACATCTTTCGGCCAGTACTATGATCAATTTGCTACTCCTCTACTCATTACTCATCCAGATCATGATTATAGAGATGAGCTATTGAACGGTACTTTTGATTGGGAACCTTATACATTTTTATCGGAAAAACTGTTGGAAATGCATGAGAAAGATTTACTTAATATCGATGTATTAACGGCTAGAACGTATGAACAAAATCAACTGATTGCTCAAGGGAAAATTGCTTTTGTAATGCGTACCGTACCGATAAATGTTATTAAAGAATTGAACCCTGATATCGAACTAGGTGTTATGCCTGTACCAACTATTCATCAAGGAGACAGTCCGAGCTGGATCGGTGGAGAACGACATACACTTGCTATTTGGAAAGATACACCACATCCCGAAGAAGCAAAAGCATTTCTTGATTTTCTTTCTAGACCAGAAAATGTAAAAGCTGTTGCAGAAGGAACTTCTCTATCTGCTGGACTTACGAACGCGAAAGCAGACATCTATTATCAGCCTTATTTTGATAAATATAAAGATATAGTAGTTGAACCATACTTCGATCGTATTTACTTACCAAACGGTATGTGGAAACCAATGGGAATGAGTGGCCAAGAGCTATTATCTGGTGCACTTTCCCCAAAAGGCGTAACCCAAAAAATGAAAAGTGAATATTTACGATTATTTGAACAAGCAGGATTCGATTAA
- a CDS encoding acyl-CoA dehydrogenase family protein, with protein MTVSTVEEVDLIRQSVRSLCEKFPESYWRQTDEKKEYPEKFIQTLTKEGWLSVLIPEKYGGAGLGMYEAGVILEEINRSGGNAGAGHAQMYTMGAILRHGNEYQKQRYLPKIASGELRLQAFGITEPTAGSDTTSIETTAEKRGDKYIVNGQKIWISRTEHSDLMLLLARTTPKDQVKKKTDGLSLFILDMQDQKNNITIRPIDTMINHATTEVFFENTEIPEENLIGEEGKGFKQVLSGMNAERILIAAESIGDGKYFIDKAVQYANEREVFNRPIGKNQGVQFPISQAYMDIEAAALMRDKAANLFDAGENCGPEANMAKYLSTEATWKAANAAMTTFGGYGFATEYNIERKFREARLFIVAPVTNNLVISYVGQHVLGLPRSF; from the coding sequence ATGACAGTTAGTACAGTAGAAGAAGTGGATTTAATTCGTCAGAGTGTCCGTTCACTTTGTGAAAAGTTCCCCGAATCATACTGGAGACAGACAGATGAAAAGAAAGAGTATCCTGAAAAATTCATTCAAACACTTACTAAAGAAGGATGGCTTTCGGTCTTAATTCCTGAGAAATACGGCGGGGCTGGATTAGGAATGTATGAGGCTGGAGTTATTTTAGAGGAAATTAATCGATCAGGAGGTAACGCTGGCGCAGGCCATGCTCAAATGTATACGATGGGAGCAATATTGCGACATGGGAATGAATATCAGAAACAGCGTTACTTGCCAAAGATCGCCAGTGGAGAATTACGTCTCCAGGCATTCGGTATAACAGAGCCCACTGCAGGAAGTGATACAACAAGTATTGAAACAACAGCAGAAAAGCGAGGAGATAAATATATCGTTAATGGTCAAAAAATTTGGATTTCTCGCACCGAACATTCGGATTTAATGCTATTGTTAGCAAGAACTACCCCGAAAGATCAGGTGAAGAAGAAAACGGATGGATTAAGTTTATTTATTCTTGACATGCAAGACCAAAAAAATAATATTACGATTCGCCCCATTGATACGATGATAAACCATGCGACAACAGAAGTATTTTTTGAAAATACAGAGATTCCCGAAGAAAATTTGATTGGAGAGGAAGGAAAAGGATTTAAACAAGTTTTAAGTGGAATGAATGCTGAGCGTATTTTAATAGCTGCTGAGAGTATTGGTGATGGTAAATACTTTATTGATAAGGCTGTTCAATATGCGAATGAAAGAGAAGTTTTCAATCGTCCTATTGGTAAAAATCAAGGTGTGCAATTTCCAATTTCTCAGGCATATATGGATATTGAAGCAGCGGCTTTAATGCGTGATAAGGCAGCTAATCTGTTTGATGCCGGTGAAAATTGTGGACCGGAAGCAAATATGGCTAAATATCTTTCAACAGAGGCGACTTGGAAAGCTGCTAATGCTGCTATGACAACTTTTGGAGGTTATGGTTTTGCTACAGAGTACAATATTGAACGTAAATTTAGGGAAGCCAGATTATTTATTGTTGCTCCAGTGACTAATAACCTTGTTATATCATATGTTGGTCAGCATGTGCTTGGTCTACCAAGATCCTTTTAA
- a CDS encoding glycerophosphodiester phosphodiesterase: MSSKLIFMVLVAIIFMSVFTSPAFASNAETKANPHHKKVVNVAHRGASGHAPENTIAAFDKALQMKSDFIEIDVQMTADGELIAIHDTTVNRTTDGSGNVSNYTLEEIQQLDAGSWFGEEFAGEPIPTFEEILDKYRGKIGILIELKSPELYPGMEEKVAEALRDRNMHKPRNGKIIIQSFNHESVRLSKELLPRIPHGVLAGLTWAGVTDEELEEFATYADYFNPNMNIVTEDLVDRVHDKDMKMWAYTVRTQEQADRLLDLRVDGIITDFPEYVHRHPGKW; this comes from the coding sequence ATGTCTAGTAAACTCATTTTTATGGTATTAGTAGCAATTATTTTTATGTCGGTGTTCACTTCACCCGCCTTTGCATCCAATGCAGAAACAAAAGCAAATCCGCATCACAAAAAAGTGGTTAACGTAGCTCATCGAGGCGCATCCGGTCATGCTCCAGAAAACACCATCGCAGCATTTGATAAGGCATTACAAATGAAGTCGGATTTTATCGAAATCGATGTACAAATGACAGCAGACGGTGAATTGATTGCAATTCATGATACAACAGTGAACAGGACGACAGATGGAAGTGGGAATGTTAGTAATTATACTCTAGAAGAGATTCAACAATTAGATGCTGGAAGCTGGTTTGGTGAAGAGTTCGCGGGGGAGCCTATTCCGACATTTGAAGAAATTCTTGATAAATACCGTGGGAAAATTGGTATTTTAATAGAATTAAAGTCTCCTGAACTGTATCCAGGAATGGAAGAAAAAGTTGCTGAAGCTTTGAGAGATCGTAATATGCATAAACCAAGAAACGGTAAAATTATCATTCAGTCATTTAACCATGAATCCGTACGATTATCAAAGGAGCTATTACCTCGAATTCCACACGGTGTGTTGGCAGGCCTAACATGGGCAGGTGTAACGGATGAAGAACTAGAAGAATTTGCTACATATGCCGACTACTTTAATCCGAATATGAATATTGTTACAGAAGACTTAGTTGATCGTGTTCATGATAAAGACATGAAAATGTGGGCTTATACAGTAAGAACACAAGAACAGGCAGATCGCTTACTTGATCTAAGAGTAGATGGGATAATTACTGATTTCCCTGAATATGTACATAGGCACCCGGGGAAGTGGTAG
- a CDS encoding CdaR family transcriptional regulator: MNIYHIADKIINVIRDMIDEQIIICDTKGIIIASTNQERVGDYHEGSVLVIKNKEPLMITDSLTINLKGVKTGINLPLFFNKSVIGVIGITGEIEKIKPFGEIVRKMTELLIHENNYYEQIEFEHRSVENVIFDLLRSKKVDRPLLDRAETLGMTLDGTKQVIILVINKINSTLQNQVWQYLNNLIPEKDILVRWGNNRLFWMHTLSSKKIKPDFLKTLQKACENNFPIELHIGVGDTAIAGDLYRSYEEALIAINYFPVNTRISFHTDLQLELCLQDISDDTKKEYIHRTIGTLIDHKQLLHTLHVFIENESSLQKTAEALFIHINTLHYRLSKIHQFTGLDPKRFKDLTNLYLAITFLDEHTINSNNTSSFPYKNT; this comes from the coding sequence ATGAACATCTACCACATAGCAGACAAAATTATTAACGTCATCAGAGATATGATAGATGAACAAATTATTATATGTGATACAAAAGGAATTATCATTGCTAGTACGAATCAAGAACGTGTAGGAGATTATCACGAAGGATCCGTATTGGTTATCAAAAATAAGGAACCACTTATGATTACCGATTCATTAACGATCAATTTAAAAGGAGTTAAAACTGGCATTAACCTCCCCCTCTTTTTTAATAAATCCGTTATTGGTGTTATCGGTATCACTGGAGAAATCGAAAAGATAAAGCCGTTTGGGGAAATTGTTCGAAAGATGACCGAGCTGTTGATTCATGAGAATAATTACTATGAACAAATTGAGTTTGAACATAGATCTGTAGAAAATGTTATATTTGATTTACTTCGAAGTAAAAAAGTAGACCGTCCTTTATTGGATAGAGCAGAAACACTAGGTATGACACTAGATGGTACGAAACAGGTAATTATTTTAGTAATAAACAAAATTAATTCCACTCTCCAAAACCAGGTGTGGCAGTACCTAAATAATCTTATACCAGAGAAAGATATACTTGTTCGTTGGGGGAACAATCGCTTGTTCTGGATGCATACACTTTCATCAAAAAAAATAAAGCCTGACTTTTTGAAAACATTGCAAAAAGCTTGTGAAAATAACTTTCCCATTGAATTACATATCGGGGTAGGAGATACGGCAATTGCTGGTGACCTATATCGTTCCTACGAAGAGGCACTCATTGCGATTAATTATTTTCCTGTCAATACCCGGATATCTTTTCATACAGATTTACAGTTGGAACTTTGTTTGCAAGATATTTCTGATGATACAAAAAAGGAATATATTCATAGAACAATCGGTACGTTAATCGACCATAAACAATTACTACATACATTGCATGTATTCATAGAGAATGAATCATCCTTGCAAAAAACAGCAGAAGCATTATTCATTCACATCAATACACTGCATTATCGATTGTCTAAAATTCACCAGTTTACCGGACTTGATCCTAAACGCTTTAAAGATTTAACGAATCTATATCTAGCAATTACATTTTTAGATGAACATACAATTAATTCAAATAATACATCATCATTTCCGTATAAAAACACATAG
- a CDS encoding AraC family transcriptional regulator encodes MQKYSKHNSYGFRFKGDYQRNVAGLQAIGYELRSDPSYYWEGLNRGEKNVIVFQYTLNGRGAIRIGETTHQLEKGTAFFIDIPSDHCYYLPDNSAEWEFIFFTIYGNEAHSLFTEITRKHGHIFQLPIHAGPIRHILKTIEKIETTGINHGYEASSCAYSFIMECLEYVEYEQRNATVAPPPILKAVEYMKENFQKDITLDDIVRESGLSKYHFTRRFVKSMNDTPIHYLNNMRVKQALQLLLIEEKTIEEISKEVGYSSSNYFSKVFKHMVGETPSEYRKNTCVMPVNHLFID; translated from the coding sequence TTGCAAAAGTACTCCAAACACAATTCATATGGATTTCGATTTAAAGGAGATTATCAAAGAAATGTAGCAGGCTTACAAGCGATTGGATATGAGCTACGGAGTGATCCGAGTTATTATTGGGAAGGCCTGAATAGAGGCGAAAAGAACGTTATTGTCTTTCAGTACACGTTAAATGGAAGAGGAGCTATACGTATTGGTGAAACAACACATCAATTAGAAAAAGGGACAGCGTTCTTTATAGATATTCCAAGCGATCATTGTTATTACTTGCCTGATAACTCCGCAGAATGGGAATTTATATTTTTTACCATATACGGTAACGAAGCGCATAGTTTGTTTACTGAGATTACCAGAAAACATGGACACATCTTTCAATTACCGATTCATGCTGGTCCAATTAGACATATTCTAAAAACAATAGAAAAAATTGAAACAACAGGAATTAATCATGGCTATGAAGCCTCCTCATGTGCATATTCATTTATCATGGAGTGCCTAGAATATGTAGAATATGAACAAAGAAATGCAACAGTTGCCCCTCCCCCTATTTTAAAAGCAGTCGAATATATGAAAGAAAATTTTCAAAAAGACATTACGCTGGATGATATTGTTCGTGAATCTGGATTGTCAAAATATCATTTCACCCGTCGATTTGTAAAATCAATGAATGATACACCGATTCACTATCTCAATAATATGAGGGTGAAACAAGCTCTCCAACTACTGTTAATAGAAGAAAAAACAATTGAAGAAATATCAAAAGAAGTCGGATACTCTTCAAGCAATTATTTTAGTAAGGTATTTAAGCACATGGTTGGTGAGACTCCCAGTGAATATCGAAAAAACACATGCGTTATGCCCGTCAACCATTTATTTATCGACTAA
- a CDS encoding alpha-glucosidase/alpha-galactosidase: MSKITFLGAGSTVFAKNVLGDCMTVEALQDFEFALFDINQERLQDSEMMLKNMKSNMNYTVKIKSYQDRKEALRGAKYVINAIQVGGYDPCTITDFEIPKKYDLRQTIADTVGIGGIFRNLRTIPVMQEFAKDIKKVCPDAWFLNYTNPMASLTNVMLKEGIKTIGLCHSVQVCANDLLTSLDMPTDNVQWKIAGINHMAWLLEITRNGEDLYPEIKKRAKQKQKEKHDDMVRFELMDKFGYYITESSEHNAEYHPYFMKSRYPELIERFNIPLDEYPRRCVNQIEGWKQMREDIVNNTELNHQRSHEYGSYIIEAMETNIPFKIGGNVLNKGRLINNLPENAVVEVPCLVDASGISPTYVGDLPEQLAALNRTNINTQLLTVEAALTRKKETIYQAALLDPHTSAELSIDDIISLCDDLIEAHGDWLPEYL; encoded by the coding sequence ATGTCAAAAATAACATTTCTAGGTGCAGGTAGTACCGTATTTGCTAAAAATGTCTTAGGTGATTGTATGACAGTAGAAGCTTTACAAGATTTCGAGTTTGCTTTGTTCGATATTAATCAGGAGCGACTGCAAGATTCTGAGATGATGTTAAAGAACATGAAATCTAATATGAATTATACCGTCAAAATTAAATCATATCAAGATCGTAAAGAGGCACTTCGCGGGGCAAAATATGTTATCAATGCTATCCAAGTAGGTGGCTATGATCCTTGTACGATTACCGATTTTGAAATCCCGAAAAAATACGATCTACGCCAAACCATCGCTGATACGGTTGGTATTGGTGGTATCTTCCGGAATTTGCGAACGATTCCAGTGATGCAGGAATTTGCTAAAGACATAAAAAAAGTGTGTCCAGATGCATGGTTCCTTAATTATACGAACCCTATGGCTTCCCTAACAAATGTCATGTTAAAAGAAGGAATCAAAACGATTGGACTTTGTCATAGCGTTCAAGTTTGTGCAAATGATTTACTTACATCATTAGATATGCCGACAGACAATGTTCAGTGGAAAATTGCTGGTATCAACCATATGGCTTGGCTTTTAGAAATTACCCGTAATGGAGAAGACCTTTATCCTGAAATAAAAAAACGAGCAAAACAAAAACAAAAAGAAAAGCACGATGATATGGTCCGTTTTGAACTGATGGATAAATTCGGCTATTATATTACAGAATCTTCTGAACATAATGCGGAATATCATCCCTACTTTATGAAGAGCCGCTATCCTGAATTAATTGAGCGTTTTAATATTCCATTAGATGAGTATCCACGCCGTTGCGTTAATCAAATTGAGGGCTGGAAACAAATGCGTGAAGACATTGTAAATAATACGGAATTAAACCATCAACGGTCGCATGAATACGGCTCCTATATTATTGAAGCAATGGAAACAAATATTCCGTTTAAAATTGGCGGTAATGTATTAAATAAAGGAAGATTAATAAATAATTTGCCTGAAAATGCAGTTGTTGAAGTCCCTTGTCTCGTTGATGCAAGTGGTATTTCTCCAACCTATGTTGGTGATTTACCGGAACAATTAGCTGCTTTAAACAGAACAAATATTAATACACAACTATTAACAGTAGAAGCTGCCTTAACAAGGAAAAAGGAGACAATTTATCAAGCAGCCCTGCTCGATCCACACACATCTGCAGAATTATCCATCGATGATATTATTTCCCTATGTGATGATTTAATAGAAGCACACGGAGATTGGTTACCTGAATACCTATAA